A section of the Neisseria dumasiana genome encodes:
- a CDS encoding IS1595 family transposase: MKITHCKLKKSLQRKLLEYFVLEVTARSAADILGIQPNTAILFYRKIRLVISRHLALEADQVFEGAIELDESYFGGKRKGKRGRGAAGKVVVFGILKRGGKVYTVVVNNARKESLFPVITRKITPDSVVYTDCLSSYDVLDVSGFHHHRINHSKKFADRHNHINGIENFWNQAKRVLRKYNGIDRKSFPLFLKECEFRFNFGTPKQQLKTLRLWCGV, translated from the coding sequence ATGAAGATAACCCACTGTAAGTTAAAGAAGAGTCTGCAAAGAAAACTGCTTGAATATTTTGTATTGGAAGTAACCGCACGTTCTGCTGCCGATATCTTGGGTATTCAGCCCAATACGGCTATTCTCTTCTACCGTAAAATCCGTCTTGTTATCAGCCGTCATTTGGCTTTGGAAGCAGATCAGGTTTTTGAGGGCGCTATAGAATTGGATGAGAGCTATTTCGGCGGTAAGCGTAAAGGAAAGCGCGGTAGGGGAGCAGCAGGTAAAGTGGTGGTTTTCGGTATCCTTAAACGTGGAGGTAAGGTTTATACGGTTGTAGTGAATAATGCCCGAAAGGAAAGTTTATTTCCTGTTATTACAAGGAAAATTACACCTGATAGCGTAGTTTATACGGACTGCCTGAGCAGTTACGACGTGTTGGATGTCAGCGGTTTTCACCATCACAGGATTAATCACAGCAAAAAGTTTGCCGACCGACACAACCATATCAACGGCATTGAGAATTTTTGGAATCAGGCGAAACGTGTCTTGCGCAAATACAACGGAATCGACCGAAAATCTTTTCCTCTGTTCTTGAAAGAATGTGAGTTTCGTTTTAACTTCGGGACACCAAAGCAGCAGTTAAAAACTTTGCGGCTTTGGTGTGGTGTTTAG
- a CDS encoding transglycosylase SLT domain-containing protein: MAKLKSIALAVTGVSAVSGAAYTHAAPSTQTGMAMMRLNSSLLDQEQKNISSGSLWNVMRKDFRMTEVNSELVRRHESKFSAGRAYFDRTINRSKPYMYHIANEVKKRNMPAEIALLPFIESAFVTKAKSHVGASGLWQFMPATGRHFGLERTSQYDGRHDVYAATNAALNYLQYLHGMFGDWSLALAAYNWGEGNVSRAIKRARAQGLNPVYENLRMPAETRNYVPKLLAVRNIVNNPQAFGMGLSEIENKPYFKAVALDKPLDTNSIAKMANISESEFLALNPAFNGSVFVPKENRKLLLPAHATSTFEKNYRSIRNDIQLAWDNDSTDRKFTGEASIDSAINIAALTQPSKKEVHTSEIVQVAQATNIQLPERYETNVVTVQQINGISDSKQVESNPSPITILAAKSEPVKETAEVSASPASISIAASLIAENSMPADAIQVAVAEPLPLPTQTSATPAPEKPAPSDEPVDVAENNITLPSRSQASSEAEDPLLALVDDAEQQRLNAAESVKNSLAQFEAESATKARTDRIIASRAKQQQRTETRLARANAAAKLANNTHRVEAGDTLFNISQRYNLSVADLITVNNIKGNSIRKGQVLKVTAASTQRNAVRNVSYTVRKGDTLNTIASRFNVDINDIRRWNRNTRTVTPGQRLKLMGS; this comes from the coding sequence ATGGCGAAACTGAAATCAATAGCCTTAGCCGTAACCGGCGTATCGGCAGTTTCAGGTGCTGCTTATACTCATGCGGCACCTTCTACTCAAACAGGTATGGCGATGATGCGTTTGAACTCATCACTACTCGACCAAGAGCAAAAAAATATTTCTTCAGGCAGCTTATGGAATGTCATGCGTAAAGATTTCCGCATGACCGAAGTTAATTCTGAATTGGTTCGCCGCCATGAAAGCAAATTTTCTGCAGGTCGAGCTTATTTCGACCGCACCATCAACCGCAGCAAACCTTATATGTATCATATTGCCAATGAAGTTAAAAAACGCAATATGCCTGCGGAAATCGCTTTGCTTCCCTTTATTGAAAGCGCATTCGTAACCAAAGCCAAATCCCACGTAGGTGCTTCGGGCTTATGGCAATTTATGCCGGCAACCGGCCGTCATTTCGGTTTGGAGAGAACCTCTCAATACGATGGACGTCATGACGTTTATGCCGCTACCAATGCAGCATTAAATTATCTTCAATATCTCCACGGCATGTTTGGTGACTGGTCGCTCGCTTTAGCCGCATATAACTGGGGTGAAGGCAATGTAAGCCGTGCTATCAAGCGCGCCCGTGCGCAAGGCTTGAACCCGGTTTATGAAAATCTGCGCATGCCTGCCGAAACTCGCAATTATGTTCCCAAATTGCTGGCTGTAAGAAATATTGTCAATAATCCCCAAGCCTTTGGTATGGGGTTGAGTGAAATTGAAAATAAACCTTACTTTAAAGCAGTTGCACTGGACAAGCCGCTTGACACAAATTCAATCGCCAAAATGGCCAACATCAGCGAGAGTGAATTCTTAGCTTTGAACCCGGCGTTTAATGGCTCTGTATTTGTCCCCAAAGAAAACCGTAAACTTCTTTTACCGGCTCATGCTACTTCTACTTTCGAGAAGAACTATCGAAGCATTAGAAATGATATTCAGCTTGCTTGGGATAATGACTCAACCGACCGCAAGTTTACAGGCGAAGCCTCTATTGATTCAGCCATCAATATTGCTGCATTAACCCAACCAAGCAAAAAAGAGGTTCATACTTCTGAAATCGTACAGGTTGCGCAAGCCACAAACATTCAACTTCCCGAACGCTACGAAACTAATGTAGTGACCGTTCAGCAAATTAACGGTATTTCTGACAGTAAACAAGTAGAATCGAATCCTTCGCCGATTACCATCTTGGCAGCTAAATCAGAGCCGGTCAAAGAAACTGCTGAAGTTTCAGCATCTCCCGCTTCCATTTCAATTGCAGCTTCTCTTATTGCAGAAAATTCAATGCCAGCAGATGCTATTCAGGTTGCCGTAGCAGAGCCTTTGCCGTTGCCTACTCAAACATCGGCCACACCTGCTCCTGAAAAACCGGCTCCTTCGGACGAACCTGTTGATGTAGCCGAAAATAACATCACCTTGCCAAGCCGTTCTCAAGCATCTTCAGAGGCGGAAGATCCTTTACTTGCTTTAGTTGATGATGCTGAACAACAACGCTTAAATGCTGCCGAAAGTGTGAAAAACAGTTTGGCTCAATTTGAAGCGGAGTCGGCTACCAAAGCCCGTACCGACCGAATTATTGCCAGCCGAGCCAAACAACAGCAACGCACTGAAACCCGATTGGCTCGTGCCAATGCCGCTGCGAAACTGGCAAATAATACTCACCGCGTAGAAGCAGGGGATACGTTATTTAATATTTCCCAACGCTACAATCTTAGCGTTGCTGATTTGATCACGGTAAATAACATCAAAGGCAACAGCATTCGTAAAGGCCAGGTGCTGAAAGTTACTGCGGCATCAACCCAACGTAATGCCGTCCGTAATGTTTCTTATACTGTGCGTAAAGGTGATACTTTGAACACCATTGCAAGCCGCTTCAATGTGGATATTAATGATATCCGCCGTTGGAACCGCAATACCCGTACAGTGACGCCGGGTCAACGTTTGAAATTGATGGGTAGCTGA
- a CDS encoding class I SAM-dependent methyltransferase: protein MEYEKLLHWFTNTEMGIYTSSLERRFFEHTSSSAFLGKSVQFGMEEWLMPSEKCICVGRDIHMNSMAWPWERGSLDLIIMPHTLDNSLSTPYILAEAFRALSPEGQLVLTGFNPYSLWRFRNWFNGQYLPEAYYCHALPDLKNQLSKAGFQIEQGRFMVYLPPVKTKNAIKLFHFMENAGNRWWPHAAAVYGLVARKRIANIRISGEWTTTEENDMEIVLGTAKVEP, encoded by the coding sequence ATGGAATATGAGAAATTATTACACTGGTTCACAAATACTGAAATGGGAATTTATACATCGTCCTTAGAACGACGTTTCTTCGAGCACACCTCGAGCTCTGCTTTTTTAGGTAAATCCGTTCAATTCGGAATGGAAGAATGGTTGATGCCGTCTGAAAAATGCATATGCGTAGGTAGAGATATTCACATGAATTCGATGGCATGGCCTTGGGAACGGGGATCTTTAGATTTAATAATCATGCCTCATACATTAGATAACAGTTTATCGACACCGTATATCCTTGCAGAAGCTTTTCGCGCTTTATCTCCGGAAGGACAGTTGGTTTTGACCGGTTTCAATCCCTATTCCTTATGGCGTTTCCGTAATTGGTTTAATGGTCAATATTTGCCGGAAGCATACTATTGCCATGCTCTTCCTGATTTGAAAAACCAACTTTCTAAAGCCGGATTTCAAATAGAACAGGGGCGATTTATGGTATACCTGCCTCCGGTGAAAACAAAGAATGCCATCAAATTATTCCATTTTATGGAAAACGCCGGAAACAGATGGTGGCCTCATGCGGCAGCCGTATATGGTTTAGTAGCACGAAAACGTATAGCCAATATACGGATTTCGGGAGAATGGACTACAACCGAAGAAAACGACATGGAGATTGTTCTCGGCACCGCAAAAGTTGAGCCTTAG
- a CDS encoding LemA family protein, which yields MMDSILTFSFVIFCALLLIVINRKLLKGKKQYIHAFANIHDQLKCRHDIIPNLVDASKIYLKRDEAALSAVSSARLRAQAVLSAASANLDESSVSSLGAVETELNEALSNLQSAIQTYPELKKRQVDIGFN from the coding sequence ATGATGGATTCTATACTCACTTTTTCTTTTGTTATCTTCTGTGCATTATTGTTGATCGTTATCAATCGGAAATTATTAAAAGGGAAAAAACAATATATTCATGCTTTCGCCAATATCCATGACCAGCTCAAATGCCGCCATGACATTATTCCAAACTTGGTAGATGCTTCAAAAATTTATCTGAAAAGGGATGAAGCTGCATTATCTGCAGTATCCTCTGCCAGATTGCGCGCGCAAGCGGTTTTATCGGCGGCATCTGCCAATCTTGATGAAAGTTCGGTTTCTTCTTTAGGGGCGGTTGAAACTGAATTAAATGAGGCTTTATCCAATTTACAATCTGCCATTCAAACTTATCCCGAATTAAAAAAAAGACAAGTTGATATCGGATTTAATTGA
- a CDS encoding LemA family protein: MISDLIDILDCTENRVAYAKHNYNNSARSYNAMRQSFPANIFASLLGHSRNAALLTFDEHAAVRITSRILL; this comes from the coding sequence TTGATATCGGATTTAATTGATATTTTAGACTGCACAGAAAATCGTGTAGCTTACGCCAAACACAATTACAATAACTCTGCACGTTCATATAATGCGATGCGGCAATCATTTCCGGCCAATATTTTTGCAAGCCTTCTCGGACATAGCAGGAATGCCGCTTTATTGACTTTCGATGAGCATGCTGCAGTACGCATCACATCAAGAATTTTGCTGTGA
- a CDS encoding glutamate-5-semialdehyde dehydrogenase, whose product MSAIKEYVRNTATSAKQAFYELAGASTAQKNSALLRLAELLKQHQETIIAANIQDMQQAEAKGLDFALLDRLKLSGQTIDGMCEGLLQIAALPDPVGEMDEFRIRPNGLQIGKMRVPLGVIGIIYESRPNVTVDAAALCLKSGNACVLRGGSEAFNSNMAIAKLISQALAENGLPTAAVCFIENTDRESVGAMLQAPDLIDVIIPRGGKSLVARISAEARVPVIKHLDGICHVYIDQAADTQKAVDIAFNAKTSRYGTCNTMETLLIHQARAVEILPLLAEKYAEKGVELRGCQRTLNILNNIKTATAEDWDTEYLAPVLSVKVVDNIAEAVQHINLHGSHHTDSIVTESYTDAQWFLRMVDSASVMVNASTRFADGFEYGLGAEIGISTDKIHVRGPVGLHGLTGQKWVVLGNGQVRH is encoded by the coding sequence ATGAGTGCTATAAAAGAGTATGTCCGCAATACCGCAACATCTGCAAAACAGGCTTTCTACGAGCTGGCCGGCGCATCTACCGCACAAAAAAATTCTGCTTTGCTGCGTTTGGCAGAATTACTCAAACAGCATCAAGAAACCATCATTGCCGCTAATATTCAAGATATGCAGCAAGCCGAAGCCAAAGGTTTGGATTTTGCTTTGCTTGACCGTTTGAAACTAAGCGGCCAAACAATAGACGGCATGTGTGAAGGGTTGCTCCAGATTGCCGCTTTACCTGATCCCGTTGGAGAAATGGACGAATTCCGTATCCGCCCCAACGGCCTGCAAATCGGTAAAATGCGGGTGCCTTTGGGAGTGATAGGCATCATTTATGAATCCCGGCCAAATGTAACCGTAGATGCTGCTGCCTTGTGTTTAAAATCGGGTAATGCCTGTGTGTTGCGTGGAGGCAGTGAGGCATTTAACAGCAATATGGCCATTGCAAAATTGATTTCGCAAGCATTGGCGGAAAACGGTTTACCTACTGCCGCCGTATGTTTTATTGAAAATACCGACAGAGAGAGTGTAGGCGCCATGTTGCAGGCTCCCGACTTGATTGATGTGATTATCCCCCGGGGCGGTAAATCTTTGGTTGCGCGTATCAGTGCCGAGGCCAGAGTGCCTGTAATCAAACATCTCGACGGCATTTGCCATGTATATATTGACCAAGCTGCGGATACGCAAAAGGCCGTAGATATCGCTTTTAACGCCAAAACTTCGCGTTACGGCACTTGCAATACGATGGAAACATTGTTGATACACCAAGCGCGTGCGGTAGAAATCTTGCCGCTGCTGGCCGAAAAATATGCCGAAAAAGGTGTAGAGCTTCGCGGCTGCCAGCGGACTTTGAATATACTGAACAATATCAAAACCGCCACGGCAGAAGATTGGGACACCGAATATCTTGCGCCTGTGTTGTCGGTAAAAGTTGTAGATAATATTGCGGAGGCCGTTCAGCACATCAACCTGCACGGCAGCCATCATACCGACAGTATCGTTACAGAATCTTATACCGATGCACAATGGTTCTTGAGAATGGTGGACAGTGCCAGTGTGATGGTAAACGCCAGCACCCGGTTTGCCGACGGCTTTGAATATGGCTTGGGTGCGGAAATAGGCATTTCTACCGATAAAATCCATGTGCGTGGGCCGGTTGGATTACATGGCCTTACCGGGCAGAAATGGGTAGTGCTTGGTAATGGTCAAGTACGTCATTAG
- the tkt gene encoding transketolase: MASQLANAIRFLSADAVQKANSGHPGAPMGMAEMAEVLWTKFLNHNPANPKFYNRDRFVLSNGHASMILYSLLHLTGYNVSIEDLKNFRQLHSKTPGHPEYGYTDGVETTTGPLGQGIANAVGMALAEKILAAEFNKEGLDIVDHHTYVFLGDGCLMEGVSHEACSLAGTLGLGKLIVLYDDNNISIDGKVGGWFTENIPQRFESYGWHVVPNVNGHDTAAIQTAIEAAKAETGKPSIICCKTLIGKGAATKEGSHKTHGAPLGDEEIEATRKHLGWNHGPFEIPQDVYAAWSAKEKGAKLEAEWNEKFARYQEKFPAEAAEFVRRMDNKLPENFDAYVQTALKEVCDKAEKIATRKASQNSIEILAKVLPEFVGGSADLTPSNLTDWSASKAVTAENGGNYIHYGVREFGMAAVMNGMTLHGGVKPFGATFLMFSEYARNALRMASLMKINPIFVFTHDSIGLGEDGPTHQPVEQTATLRLIPNMAVWRPCDTAESLVAWAEAAKAADHPSCLIFSRQNLPFIPRSPAQLDNIKRGGYVISEAENGQAQAVVIATGSEVELALNAQKALAEQGIAVNVVSMPSTNVFDRQDAAYRNSVLPQNLPRIAVEAGVTDGWYKYVGLNGAVVGLDRFGESAPAELLFKEFGFTVNNVVNTVKAVLKG, translated from the coding sequence ATGGCTTCTCAACTGGCAAATGCCATCCGTTTTCTTTCCGCCGACGCAGTTCAAAAAGCCAATTCCGGCCACCCCGGTGCGCCGATGGGCATGGCTGAAATGGCCGAAGTGCTGTGGACGAAATTTTTAAACCACAACCCCGCCAACCCCAAATTCTACAACCGCGACCGCTTCGTATTGTCCAACGGCCACGCATCGATGATTCTTTACAGCCTGCTGCACCTTACCGGCTACAACGTATCCATTGAAGACCTGAAAAACTTCCGCCAACTGCACAGCAAAACCCCCGGCCACCCCGAATACGGCTACACCGACGGCGTGGAAACCACCACCGGCCCGTTGGGGCAAGGCATTGCCAACGCAGTCGGCATGGCGCTGGCCGAAAAAATCCTTGCCGCCGAATTCAATAAAGAAGGCCTCGATATCGTCGACCACCACACCTATGTGTTCTTGGGCGACGGCTGCCTGATGGAAGGCGTGTCGCACGAAGCCTGCTCGCTGGCCGGCACTTTGGGCTTGGGCAAACTGATCGTGCTCTACGACGACAACAATATCTCCATCGACGGCAAAGTGGGCGGCTGGTTTACCGAAAACATTCCGCAACGCTTTGAAAGCTACGGCTGGCATGTGGTGCCGAACGTAAACGGCCACGACACCGCCGCCATTCAGACGGCCATCGAAGCGGCCAAAGCCGAAACCGGCAAACCTTCCATCATCTGCTGCAAAACCTTAATCGGCAAAGGCGCGGCCACCAAAGAAGGCAGCCACAAAACCCACGGTGCGCCGTTGGGAGACGAAGAAATCGAAGCCACCCGCAAACATTTGGGCTGGAACCACGGCCCGTTTGAAATCCCGCAAGACGTTTACGCCGCGTGGAGTGCCAAAGAAAAAGGCGCGAAACTCGAAGCCGAATGGAACGAAAAATTCGCCCGTTATCAAGAAAAATTCCCCGCCGAAGCCGCCGAATTCGTGCGCCGCATGGATAACAAACTGCCGGAAAACTTCGATGCCTATGTTCAGACGGCCTTAAAAGAAGTGTGCGACAAAGCCGAAAAAATCGCCACCCGCAAAGCCAGCCAAAACAGCATTGAAATTCTCGCCAAAGTATTGCCCGAATTTGTAGGCGGCTCCGCCGACCTTACTCCGTCGAACCTTACCGATTGGTCGGCAAGCAAAGCCGTAACCGCCGAAAACGGCGGCAACTATATCCACTATGGCGTGCGCGAATTCGGCATGGCCGCCGTCATGAACGGCATGACCCTGCACGGCGGCGTAAAACCCTTCGGCGCAACCTTCCTGATGTTCAGCGAATACGCCCGCAACGCCCTGCGCATGGCCTCGCTGATGAAAATCAATCCGATCTTCGTGTTCACCCACGACTCCATCGGCCTCGGCGAAGACGGCCCTACCCACCAACCCGTCGAACAAACCGCCACCCTGCGCCTGATTCCCAACATGGCCGTATGGCGGCCGTGCGATACCGCCGAATCGCTGGTGGCATGGGCTGAAGCCGCCAAAGCCGCCGACCATCCGAGCTGCCTGATTTTCAGCCGCCAAAACCTGCCGTTCATCCCGCGCAGCCCAGCCCAGTTGGATAACATCAAACGCGGCGGCTATGTCATCAGCGAAGCCGAAAACGGCCAAGCCCAAGCCGTGGTAATCGCCACTGGCTCCGAAGTCGAGTTGGCTTTGAATGCACAAAAAGCATTGGCCGAACAAGGCATTGCCGTAAACGTCGTTTCCATGCCGTCCACCAACGTATTCGACCGGCAAGATGCCGCCTACCGCAACAGCGTACTGCCGCAAAACCTGCCGCGCATCGCCGTTGAAGCAGGGGTTACCGACGGCTGGTACAAATACGTCGGCCTGAACGGTGCCGTAGTCGGCCTCGATCGCTTCGGCGAATCGGCTCCGGCGGAACTGCTGTTTAAAGAATTCGGCTTTACCGTTAATAATGTGGTAAACACCGTAAAAGCCGTGCTGAAAGGTTAA
- the tadA gene encoding tRNA adenosine(34) deaminase TadA: protein MQLTHPPLSLTVLHTLHSLDIRTLADLHAHGSVETFLLLKAAGLTITRSTLWQLEAMIRGISAQKLQPSEKAALLEKLKQHPPVNVFPPLTEMERFMREALVQAEQSALLGEIPVGAVVVHQNRIIAAAHNTCITGCNISQHAEINALAAAGKALNNYRLDGCDVYITLEPCNMCAGALIQARVQRVIYGAKEPKTGAAGSVTDLFSDIRLNRHTSIKGGILADECSDMLKRFFSNRR from the coding sequence ATGCAGCTTACCCATCCTCCGCTTTCGCTTACGGTGTTACACACCTTACACTCGCTCGACATCCGCACACTTGCCGATTTGCACGCCCACGGTTCGGTTGAAACCTTTTTGCTGTTAAAAGCGGCCGGATTAACCATTACCCGCAGCACCTTATGGCAGCTGGAAGCCATGATACGCGGCATTTCTGCTCAAAAGCTGCAGCCGTCTGAAAAAGCTGCGTTACTGGAAAAGTTGAAACAACACCCGCCTGTAAATGTTTTTCCGCCGTTAACCGAAATGGAACGTTTTATGCGGGAAGCTTTGGTACAGGCCGAACAATCAGCTTTGCTGGGGGAGATTCCCGTCGGAGCGGTAGTTGTGCATCAAAACCGAATCATTGCCGCCGCACACAATACCTGCATTACCGGCTGCAACATCAGCCAGCACGCCGAAATCAACGCTTTGGCGGCTGCGGGAAAAGCCTTAAACAATTACCGCTTGGACGGCTGCGACGTTTATATTACGCTGGAGCCTTGCAACATGTGTGCCGGCGCCTTGATTCAGGCCAGAGTACAACGCGTGATATACGGCGCAAAAGAGCCGAAAACAGGTGCAGCGGGCAGCGTAACCGATTTATTTTCAGATATCCGCCTAAACCGCCATACCTCAATCAAAGGCGGCATTTTGGCGGATGAATGCAGCGACATGTTAAAACGGTTTTTCAGTAATCGGCGTTAA
- a CDS encoding heavy metal translocating P-type ATPase — translation MQQKARFQIDGMTCQACASRIEKVLNKKDFVQTASVNFAGEEAQVVFDDSRTDADALIHIIEKAGFNAVLKTDATMQPEAEPHIGWRLWLLLAINVPFLFGMAGMMIGRHDWMMPPMWQFVLASIVQLWLAVPFYKSAWASIRGGLANMDVLVTVGTVAIYLYSVFMLFFHPHAHHGDMAHVYFEAGVMVVGFVSLGKFLEHRAKKNSLNSLGLLLRLTPQRVNVQRGGQWQETPLDQVQIGDLIRANHGERIAADGTVESGNGWADESHLTGESNPEAKTAGSKVLAGAVMTDGSVVYRAEQLGSQTLLGDMMAALSEAQGSKAPIARIADKVAGVFVPVVVGIAVLTFLITWYVKADWVTALMNAVAVLVIACPCALGLATPAAMMVGMGKAVKHGIWFKDAAAMEEAAHVNAVVLDKTGTLTQGKPQVAAVWLRPSEKNASIDENELYRLAAAVEQNATHPLAAAIVQTALSRGIDIPETQNAQTAVGAGISAEIDGAGLVKVGKPDYCNLVLPDNLDSVWRIATIVAVSVNDQPVGAFALADALKADTQQAIGRLKNHGIDVYIMSGDNQNVVGYIAEQLGIAHAYGNMSPRDKAAEVQKLKNAGKVVAMVGDGINDAPALAAANVSFAMKDGADVAEHTASATLMQHSVNQMVDALLISRATLKNIKQNLFFAFIYNTLGIPLAAFGFLNPIIAGAAMAMSSISVLGNALRLKRVKIE, via the coding sequence ATGCAACAAAAAGCCCGTTTCCAAATCGACGGCATGACCTGCCAAGCCTGTGCCAGCCGTATTGAAAAAGTGTTGAACAAAAAAGACTTTGTTCAGACGGCCTCGGTGAATTTTGCCGGCGAAGAAGCGCAGGTCGTGTTCGACGACAGCCGCACCGATGCCGATGCGCTGATTCATATCATTGAAAAAGCAGGCTTTAACGCTGTGCTGAAAACCGATGCGACCATGCAGCCCGAGGCCGAACCGCATATCGGCTGGCGGCTGTGGCTGCTGCTGGCGATTAACGTGCCGTTTTTGTTCGGCATGGCGGGCATGATGATCGGGCGGCACGATTGGATGATGCCGCCGATGTGGCAATTCGTGCTGGCGAGTATCGTGCAGCTTTGGCTCGCAGTTCCCTTTTATAAAAGCGCGTGGGCGAGCATCAGGGGCGGGTTGGCGAATATGGACGTGCTGGTAACGGTAGGTACGGTGGCGATTTATCTCTACTCGGTATTTATGCTGTTTTTTCACCCGCACGCGCATCACGGCGACATGGCGCATGTCTATTTTGAAGCGGGCGTGATGGTGGTTGGCTTTGTGAGCTTGGGCAAATTTCTCGAACACCGCGCCAAGAAAAACAGCCTCAACAGTTTGGGATTGTTGTTGAGGCTCACGCCGCAGCGGGTTAACGTGCAGCGCGGCGGGCAATGGCAGGAAACACCGCTCGACCAAGTACAGATCGGCGATTTAATCCGCGCCAACCACGGCGAACGCATCGCGGCGGACGGCACGGTGGAAAGCGGCAACGGCTGGGCCGACGAAAGCCATCTCACCGGCGAATCCAACCCCGAAGCCAAAACCGCAGGCAGCAAAGTGCTGGCAGGCGCGGTGATGACCGACGGCAGCGTGGTTTACCGCGCCGAACAGCTCGGCAGCCAAACCCTGCTCGGCGACATGATGGCGGCTTTGTCGGAAGCGCAAGGCAGCAAAGCGCCGATTGCGCGCATTGCCGACAAAGTGGCGGGCGTGTTTGTGCCCGTGGTGGTCGGAATTGCCGTGTTAACTTTTTTGATTACATGGTATGTGAAGGCAGATTGGGTGACTGCGTTGATGAACGCAGTGGCCGTGCTGGTGATCGCCTGCCCGTGTGCGCTCGGCTTGGCCACGCCCGCCGCAATGATGGTCGGCATGGGCAAAGCGGTGAAGCACGGCATTTGGTTTAAAGATGCCGCGGCTATGGAAGAAGCGGCTCATGTGAACGCGGTGGTGCTGGACAAAACCGGCACGCTCACGCAAGGCAAACCGCAGGTGGCGGCGGTGTGGTTGAGGCCGTCTGAAAAAAACGCCTCGATAGACGAAAACGAACTCTACCGCCTTGCCGCCGCCGTCGAACAAAATGCTACTCATCCGCTGGCCGCAGCCATTGTTCAGACGGCCTTATCGCGCGGCATCGACATTCCCGAAACTCAAAACGCACAAACCGCCGTCGGCGCAGGCATTTCCGCCGAGATTGACGGCGCGGGCTTAGTGAAAGTGGGTAAACCCGATTACTGCAATCTCGTGCTGCCTGACAACCTTGATTCCGTTTGGCGCATCGCCACCATCGTGGCCGTGTCGGTCAACGACCAACCCGTCGGCGCGTTTGCCCTTGCCGATGCGCTTAAAGCCGACACGCAGCAAGCCATAGGCCGTCTGAAAAACCACGGCATCGACGTTTACATCATGAGTGGCGACAACCAAAACGTGGTCGGCTACATCGCCGAACAGCTCGGCATCGCCCACGCCTACGGCAATATGAGTCCGCGCGACAAAGCCGCCGAAGTGCAAAAATTGAAAAACGCCGGCAAGGTGGTTGCCATGGTCGGCGACGGCATCAACGACGCCCCCGCGCTCGCCGCCGCCAACGTGAGCTTTGCCATGAAAGACGGTGCAGACGTTGCCGAACACACCGCCTCCGCCACACTGATGCAACATTCCGTCAACCAAATGGTCGATGCCCTGCTGATTTCCCGCGCTACTTTGAAAAACATCAAACAAAACCTGTTTTTCGCCTTTATCTACAACACTTTGGGCATACCGTTGGCGGCATTCGGCTTTTTGAACCCGATTATCGCGGGCGCGGCGATGGCGATGAGTTCAATATCCGTACTGGGGAATGCCTTGAGATTAAAGCGCGTGAAGATTGAATGA
- a CDS encoding YczE/YyaS/YitT family protein, which translates to MAQARRILPKTPWSAPAWWSLRPQSLAMLCFALVLFGVGEGMLVNAALGSTPWTVLAQGIVVQSGLDIGTVTFLISAAVLMLWLPLRQRPGLGTVLNMVLIAAVLGVFVYWVPPPVAWVWRVLQCVGGVVVIGIASSLYLTCYLGAGPRDGLMIGLC; encoded by the coding sequence GTGGCTCAAGCCCGACGTATTTTGCCGAAAACGCCGTGGTCTGCGCCCGCGTGGTGGTCTTTGCGGCCGCAATCTTTGGCGATGTTGTGTTTTGCGCTGGTTTTGTTCGGCGTGGGCGAGGGCATGCTGGTGAACGCTGCTTTGGGTTCTACGCCGTGGACGGTATTGGCGCAGGGCATTGTGGTGCAAAGCGGCCTCGATATCGGCACGGTTACGTTTTTAATCAGCGCGGCGGTATTGATGCTGTGGCTGCCTTTGCGCCAACGGCCGGGGCTGGGCACGGTATTGAATATGGTGTTGATTGCCGCGGTGTTGGGCGTGTTTGTGTACTGGGTGCCGCCGCCGGTTGCTTGGGTGTGGCGGGTGCTGCAATGTGTGGGCGGCGTGGTGGTAATCGGCATAGCCTCGTCTCTGTATCTGACTTGTTATCTGGGTGCCGGCCCGCGCGACGGCCTGATGATCGGCTTGTGCTAA